The nucleotide sequence GGAGGGGCTACACCTGTTCCCATACCGAACACAGTAGTTAAGTCCTCCTGCGCAGATGGTACTTGGATGGAGACGTCCTGGGAGAGTATGTCGCTGCGGGATAATTCTTTAAAAGAAAAGGGATAGATCTTAAACCTGTTAATAGGTAATAGATCTATCCCTTTTGTCTTTGACTAAAGGCTACTTTCTACCCTCCATGCTTACGCTATACTCATATCTGTCACCTATCAGCTTGGCGATGCTGTAATCCAAAGGACCTTTTTCAGTATAAGTGACTCTTTTGCTTAATAAAAGAGGAGCACCCACAGGGATCTGAAGAATTTGAGACTCAGTAAAATCAGCACTAATTGCTGATAGCTTTTCATGAGCCGATTTAAGTATAATGTGATATTGATTTTCAAGAAATTCATATAAACCGGTAAATGTCCCTACGAATTCTTCTATGCCTGCAACTTCATTTAATTTCAAATAATTAACCATTATCGCTATGGGAACACCGTCTGCAAGCTGAACACGTTGAATCATGTATACCTTTGAACCCTCAGGTATTTCTAAAGCTTCTGAAACATTCTGAGAAGCTTTGACTATACTAATAACCATTCCACGAGTAGTAACCTTTACTCCTTTTGCTTTTAATGTTTCGCTGGTTGATGTAAGGTAATTTAATTTTTGGGTCGTTGAATAATCCAAAACTTCAGTTCCATAGCCTTGTTTTTTCTTTACATATCCTTCTGAAGATAAAAGACCGATGGCTTTTCGGATAGTCGTTCGGCTCACATCAAACTCAAGCTCTAGCTCGTATTCAGTTGGCAGCAAGCTTCCAGTAGGATATCGACCTTCTCGGATGTCTTTCTTTAGCGATAAATAAACTTTTTTATAAGCAGGTATATTTCCCATGATTTCTCCTCGTAAACTTTATATATAGATGATTATGAGTATAGCAACTTAGTAATATAATGTCAATCGGAGTATTTGAACAACTTAGTATTTGACATAAACGTCCTAAAATGATATCATACTAATCGTAAAGATGATTATCTTTAATTGAATTTAAAGGCTATGGGGATAGCTGGCAGCATATCTTTCGAGGAGGATGGAATGGAAAAGCGACTTTTAGGAAAAACTGCTATTATAACAGGATCCGCCAGAGGAATCGGAAGAGAATATGCACTGAGAATGGCTAAGCTCGGTGCAAACGTAGTGATTACAGATATCGATTTAAGCGCAGGAAAATACAAGGAAACTGACATCAAGGCAAAATCGGTGAAAGAAGAGGTAGAATTATTAGGAGTCAAATCTTTGGAGTTCGAAGGAGACGGAACGGACGAAAGTTTTGTAAAAAAAGTAGTAGATGATACAATAGATACTTTTGGAAGTTTGGATATTCTTGTGAATAACATTGGAGGTACCGGTGGTGCGGGACCTGGTCTTGCTACAGATATGGAAGTTGAGAAGTTCAGAAGGGTAATAGACATTAACCTTACTACTACTTTCATTTTTTCTAAACATGCAGGAAAAGTTATGAAGGTTCAAAAGAGTGGTAAAATAATCAATGTTGCGTCTGTTGCTGGTTTTGTTCCACTGTTCGTGGTGCAGCCTCATTATTCTGCAGGGAAAGCGGCAGTAATATCCCTTACAAAGACGATGGCATTGGAACTTGCTCCATACGGAGTTACTGTGAATGCTATAGCCCCAGGTTATATAAGCACAGTAAAGTGGGATGCTCACTTTGAAGCTCAAATCGAAGATTTGGTGCAAAAAGTGCCTCTAGGGAGAATAGGAACTACTGAAGATTGTTCAAAGGTCATTGAATTCCTGGCCACAGATCTTTCAGATTATTTAACAGGACAGACTATTTTTGTGGACGGCGGATTGATGGAATTAAATCCATCATCATCTAAAATTGAAAATTATCAGATATAAACCGGGAAACCGGTTTTTTTCTTTGCATTGAACCAAAGAAATTTATTAGCACTGGTATAACTAAGATGATTTTTGTATAATGAAAGGTACTTGATAAACTATAACGGAAAGTAGGTTGGATTATGAATTTTGAAAAGATATTGATCGTTTTATTCATGGTATTCGGAGTAGGGTTGGTTCTTATTGGTATTGTAGATATATTGAAAAATAGATCAGCCAATAACGAAGAGTTGTCAAAAAGCGATACCGAACTTAAGTATTTGAGGGTTCAGGGATTTATAGACATAGCAACTGGAGCCTTGTACGTCTCATTGGGAATAAGTACATATATGGGAAAGTTTGAAGCTGCTTATTTTTACATGCTTGTGTTGGGGATAGCACTTGTGAGAAAAATTTTGGAATTGACCATTAAAAATCAAATTAAAAAAATGAAATCAAATTAATAAAGGGTATTAGCAATGGAAGACAGGTGATGAAATGATATACGGAAATATTGACGGATTAAAAAAGTCTTTATTGGAACGACTGGAAGACTTGAGGGGTCTTGTTATGGAAAACAACGAACTTCTTGATGAAAATACTGCTTACGAGCTATGGGAAATCAGCACACTCATAAACAGGGAAGTTATAATAATTACTGATAAAAGAAATGAAATACTTGAAGTTGGCGTTGGAGATTTTAGAAGTGCCTCCTTTCCGGAGATAGACTATGAGAAAATACAGGGTGCGAAGAGTTTTCATACCCATCCCAATGAAAATCCCAACTTATCAGATCAGGATAAATCGGCTATGCTCAGCCTTGGTCTCGATCTTTTGGGAGCAGTCGTTGTGAGGGATGATAAAATATTAGTTGGAATCGGCGTATTGGATGTTGAAGATGACGAAATAGTAGTTAAGGTGCCGGGTATATTTTCTTTAAAGGATTTAAGAAGATTTGAAATTGATGTCTACAGCGATAAAGTCTCTAAATTTAAAAGGAATGCTCCTAAAATAGTCTCTGATGAAACTGAAAAGGCGGTGTTGATAGGGGTCAGCCTGAAATCAAAGACGGAGATGCTGGATATTCAGTCATCTATGGATGAATTAAAGGAGCTGGCTTTAACTGCAGAGGTGGTTCCTGTTGACATGGTTGTTCAAAACAAAGATAAAATAGATTCGAATTTTTATATAGGAAAAGGCAAGCTCCTGGAGTTGAAGGAGCTGATTCAAATAAAGAATGCCAATATCGTAATCTGCAACGACGAGCTAAACGCAGTGCAGCTCAGAATTATTGAGACGGTACTTGGTGTAAAAGTGATCGATAGAACGGCCCTTATTTTAGATATATTTGCAAAACATGCTACTACAGGTGAAGGAAAGCTTCAAGTGGAACTTGCCCA is from Alkalibacter saccharofermentans DSM 14828 and encodes:
- a CDS encoding SDR family NAD(P)-dependent oxidoreductase — encoded protein: MEKRLLGKTAIITGSARGIGREYALRMAKLGANVVITDIDLSAGKYKETDIKAKSVKEEVELLGVKSLEFEGDGTDESFVKKVVDDTIDTFGSLDILVNNIGGTGGAGPGLATDMEVEKFRRVIDINLTTTFIFSKHAGKVMKVQKSGKIINVASVAGFVPLFVVQPHYSAGKAAVISLTKTMALELAPYGVTVNAIAPGYISTVKWDAHFEAQIEDLVQKVPLGRIGTTEDCSKVIEFLATDLSDYLTGQTIFVDGGLMELNPSSSKIENYQI
- the hflX gene encoding GTPase HflX, producing the protein MIYGNIDGLKKSLLERLEDLRGLVMENNELLDENTAYELWEISTLINREVIIITDKRNEILEVGVGDFRSASFPEIDYEKIQGAKSFHTHPNENPNLSDQDKSAMLSLGLDLLGAVVVRDDKILVGIGVLDVEDDEIVVKVPGIFSLKDLRRFEIDVYSDKVSKFKRNAPKIVSDETEKAVLIGVSLKSKTEMLDIQSSMDELKELALTAEVVPVDMVVQNKDKIDSNFYIGKGKLLELKELIQIKNANIVICNDELNAVQLRIIETVLGVKVIDRTALILDIFAKHATTGEGKLQVELAQLKYRLPRLMGMGKVLSRAGGGIGTRGPGEKKLETDRRAIYKQVNILEKRIKDMQSARQIQKSRRVKNQIPVVSLVGYTNAGKSTMFNLISSSSVLAQDKLFATLDSTTRKIKMDDKEFLLSDTVGFIEKLPHDLVESFKSTLDEVKDADLILHIIDSSNPNCLQQIKIVEEVLQSIECSDKEMVYVFNKTDIVGEDFDQIYSMIRGDKLKTSAITGDGVEKLLKAIVKKIFGDTIEKVLEIPYSDSKYVSYLHSLGVVTDEKYLEDKIVVKVQISEKNEHLLNKGKV
- a CDS encoding GntR family transcriptional regulator produces the protein MGNIPAYKKVYLSLKKDIREGRYPTGSLLPTEYELELEFDVSRTTIRKAIGLLSSEGYVKKKQGYGTEVLDYSTTQKLNYLTSTSETLKAKGVKVTTRGMVISIVKASQNVSEALEIPEGSKVYMIQRVQLADGVPIAIMVNYLKLNEVAGIEEFVGTFTGLYEFLENQYHIILKSAHEKLSAISADFTESQILQIPVGAPLLLSKRVTYTEKGPLDYSIAKLIGDRYEYSVSMEGRK